Proteins from one Nicotiana tabacum cultivar K326 chromosome 23, ASM71507v2, whole genome shotgun sequence genomic window:
- the LOC107818617 gene encoding B-type cell cycle switch protein ccs52A-like: MENSSSSPDLNPTLNPKTPSRINQLIPGFNSYHPSPSRTIYSDRFIPSRSSSNFALFDLPLPPHSSSSEDSSNAYTSLLRSALFGSDCGSVVPPVTPEKSSGLNSRNLQICRPNCNIFRYKSETRQSLQSLSPFGFDDQLPGFSPSPVKATRKVPRSPFKVLDAPALQDDFYLNLVDWSPNNVLAVGLGSCVYLWHASSSKVVKLCDLGIDDSVSSVGWAQRGTHLAVGTSNGKVQLWDAARCKRIRTMEGHRLRVGALAWSSSVLSSGSRDKSILQRDIRAQDDYVSKLSGHKSEVCGLKWSYDNRELASGGNDNRLFVWNNHSTQPVLKYCEHTAAVKAIAWSPHLHGLLASGGGTADRCIRFWNTTTNTHLSCMDTGSQVCNLVWSKNVNELVSTHGYSQNQIIVWRYPTMSKIATLTGHTYRVLYLAISPDGQTIVTGAGDETLRFWNVFPSPKSKNTETEIGASSLGRTHIR, from the exons ATGGAAAACTCCAGTTCATCTCCAGATCTTAATCCCACTCTTAATCCCAAAACTCCATCACGGATTAATCAACTAATCCCGGGTTTTAATTCTTATCATCCATCCCCATCTCGAACAATCTACAGTGACCGTTTCATTCCCAGTAGATCTTCGTCCAATTTTGCCCTTTTTGACCTCCCTTTACCCCCACATTCATCTTCCTCTGAAGATTCTAGCAATGCTTATACCTCACTGCTTCGTTCAGCTTTGTTCGGATCCGATTGCGGGTCGGTTGTGCCTCCTGTTACACCCGAGAAGTCGTCGGGTTTAAATTCAAGAAATTTGCAGATTTGTAGACCcaattgcaatatttttcggtatAAAAGTGAGACCCGGCAATCTTTGCAGTCATTGTCGCCTTTTGGGTTTGATGATCAGCTCCCCGGTTTTAGTCCTAGCCCGGTCAAAGCTACCAGGAAAGTTCCAAGATCTCCTTTTAAG GTATTGGATGCGCCAGCATTGCAAGACGATTTTTATCTGAACCTTGTGGACTGGTCTCCAAATAATGTTTTAGCTGTGGGGTTAGGAAGCTGTGTGTATCTATGGCATGCATCTAGTAGCAAG GTAGTGAAGTTGTGTGACCTGGGAATTGATGATAGTGTTAGTTCAGTTGGTTGGGCACAACGGGGTACACATCTTGCTGTTGGAACAAGTAATGGGAAAGTCCAG TTATGGGATGCCGCTCGTTGTAAGAGAATAAGGACGATGGAGGGACATCGATTACGAGTTGGTGCACTGGCTTGGAGCTCATCAGTACTGTCTTCAGGAAGCCGAGACAAGAGTATTCTTCAGCGTGATATACGTGCTCAAGATGATTATGTCAGTAAGCTGAGTGGTCATAAATCTGAG GTTTGTGGGCTCAAATGGTCTTATGATAACCGTGAATTAGCTTCAGGTGGAAATGATAACAGG CTCTTTGTATGGAACAACCATTCAACACAACCTGTGCTGAAATACTGTGAGCATACTGCTGCCGTGAAGGCTATCGCATGGTCCCCCCATCTTCATGGTCTTCTAGCTTCTGGTGGTGGCACAGCTGATAGATGCATTCGATTCTGGAACACCACCACTAATACACATCTCAGCTGCATGGACACTGGTAGTCAG GTCTGCAATCTTGTGTGGTCGAAGAATGTCAATGAATTAGTCAGCACACATGGTTACTCTCAGAACCAAATAATAGTTTGGAGATATCCGACAATGTCTAAG ATAGCTACACTGACAGGCCATACATATAGAGTCTTATATCTTGCTATCTCTCCAGATGGACAG ACAATTGTAACTGGAGCAGGAGATGAAACACTTAGATTCTGGAATGTTTTTCCTTCTCCTAAATCTAAG AACACCGAGACTGAAATTGGTGCATCTTCGCTTGGTAGAACTCATATCAGATGA